The genomic segment CAAACCCCCAATAACCCCGAAACAAAGTACCATAGCAAACAAAGTACTTCCCCCCCCCTCGATAAACCTGGAACTCCTCAGAGATAGCTAATCCATACCTAATCTTGCACCACCTACTATCGATTGTTAGAACCTGTATGACAACCTAACAGGCTCTCCCAATTTTAGGTTACACCTGTTTTTTTCTTTAAGCATATTTTACCAAAACCAATATTGACTTAGGCATGAAAAGAGATCGTGCCCAGTACAACTAACGCATTAACCTTAGGGCTGTTTCCCGTGGTGGAGAGCGCCAAGAAGCTGTTTAGAGTAACTGCCATAATTCCCAACTCCATCACAAATCTGCATCAAAGATTCGAACATAGTAGTGAAAAAATGACTTTAACGCTCTCCTCTTTTGTATGGAACCCCGAGAGCTTCAGGCGACCCAAAAGCTCGCCTCCCTTTACCCAGTGCCACAAGAGTGAGGGCAACAATTGTGAAGGTATATGGCATCAAGGTAAGTAACTCGGGGGGAAACATCTTCTGCAACAAAAACGAGAGGAAAAAGAAGGCTCCGAAGAAAAAGCTGGCTAGCACTGCTCTTAGGGGGTCCCAAAGAGCAAAAATGGTTATCGCAAGGGCAATCCAGCCCATGCCGTTGGTCATGCCTTCACCCCATGAAGGTCGGTAAGCTATAGAGAGATAACCACCACCGATCCCAGCCATACAACCACCAAACACTACTGTAAAAAAACGTACTACTTTCACGTTAATACCCACAGCGTCGGCTGCGACCGGGGATTCGCCTACTGTGCGTAAAATTAAACCAGGACGAGTATAATAAAGGACAAACCACAAGAGACCAGCAGTTACTAAACCGACATATGTGAGAATGTATTGATCAGTAAAAAACGCTGGTCCGAGGATAGGCACTTCTGAAAGACCTGGCACAGTAACGAACTTCATTGGGGCCTGTAGTGGCTGCCCAACCCAAGTTCGACCAATTAGACCAGACAACCCGAGGCCGAATATAGTAATTGCTAAGCCTGAAATGTATTGGTTGGCTCCTAGAATAATTGCAATGAAAGAGTGAATTAGGGCAGCTAACGCCCCGGTTACTGCTGCGAGAAGGAGTCCCAGGTAGGGTAATCCTGTGGCTTGAGAAACTATGAAGCCAATTACTGCCCCTAACACCATCATGCCCTCGACACCCAAATTGACCACGCCGGACCGCTCAGCCATTATCTCTCCAAGAGCTGCCCATAACAGTGGGGTACTAAAAGCTAGAGCCCTAGCAAAAGTATAAGTAACCTGGTCTAATTCCATCTCAAACGGTCCCGGTTTCCGACTCGGCCGTCTCTGGGTTCTTGAGACTAACTCTAGCGATCCGAAATCGCAGAAGCGGTTCGCTAGAAATCATAAATAGTAGCACCAAACCATTGATAACTCCGGTAATTTGGAAGGGCAGTCCGAGCGCCACTTTCATAATGTCTCCACTAGCAAAAACCCAACCAAGAAATAACGCTGTAAAGACTGCAGCAACGGGGCTTCCTCTAGCTAACATCGCAACTATTATCGCAGTGTAGCCGAAACCTAGTGAAATGCTATTCGGTTCAACAAGACGGTGATGAATACCAGCTACCTCGCCAACACCAGCAAGTCCAGCAGCACCAGCAGACAGGGCAATCAACATTGTAGTGGTGAAAAGAACGTTTACACCAGAATATTTAGCCGCAATTGGACTCTCTCCCAGCATACGAATTTCGAAACCAAGCTTTGTACGGGTGATGAGTACTGCTAACAACACAACCAGTAGCAAACCCAGAACTAATGTGGGCCAGTGAAGTCTAGTATTTCCTATTGTAGGTAGCCAAATAGAGCGGTGAAACATGTCGCTGTATGAGAAACCAACGACACTATCACCTTTCCAGGGTCCATTGATTAACCAGCGCACTATATACAGAGCGATATAGTTCATCATTAACGTAGTTATGATTTCATTAACACCTAAACGGACTTTAAGGATAGCTGGTACTAACCCCCAAAGTGCCCCAGCTACAAAACCTGCCACGAACATAGCCGGGATTGCCACGAAAGGTGGCAGAGGAACGAAAAGTGCTATTCCACTAGCTCCGACAGCACCAGCAAGGATTTGTCCTTCAGCTCCGATGTTCCAGAATTGTGCACGAAAGGCTAAAACAAGACCTACTCCAGCAAATAATAGGGGAATGCTTTTCCGCACAACTTCACTAAGTCCTCGACTATTTAATAGTGTTCGTTCTACGATGGTCGAATAAGCAGCAAAGGGATTAACACCGTAAATCCAAAATATAAAACCTGTGACAACAATAGCTGCGACAATGGCACCAAATGAGACAAGGAACACAAAGTATCCGGGTACCGCCTTTCGGGGCACTAATTTGAATCCAAAACGCTCAAGCACTGGTTGTCGGTCCTTGAATATCTTTAAATGACACGCCCGCCATCATCGCGCCAAGGGTTTGACTATCGACCTCTTGGGTGTCAACAGAGCCCATAACTGTTCCCTCAAAAAGCACCAAAATTCGATCGGAGATCTTGATTAGCTCATCCAAGTCCTCTGAAACAAGGAGTACACCCGCGCCACGAGCGCGTTGAGAAAGAAGCAACTCGTGCGTTAGGGCAGCGGCAGCCACATCAAGCCCATAGGTGGGGTGTGAGGCTACCAATAGTTTCGGATTTCCACTGAGCTCCCTAGCAAGAATTATTTTCTGTACATTTCCACCTGATAACTGACGAGACGGAGTGTCCTTAGAAGCGGTTGCGATTGAGTAGTGATCAATTGACTCAATCGCGAACTTGGTCACTTCTCGTTGGTCAATCATAGGCCCTTTCGCAAAGGGTTTATGTCTATACTGTCGCATAATCAGGTTCTCTGCCACCGACATGCTGGGCACGATTCCCATACGGTTGCGATCTTCCGGAATATGTGCAACTCCACCTTCAAAAAGCCCGCGCACTCCTCGTAGGGTAGAGTCCTCTCCATCAATGATGATTTGGCCACGGCTGGGATAGCGAAGACCAGTAAGCACCTCGGTAAGTTCACCTTGACCATTGCCAGCTACACCAGCCACCCCAAGGATCTCCCTACGTCGAAGTCGAAAGGATATGTTCTGCAGGGCATTGGTGCCGCGATCATTTTGGACCCAGACGCTCTTAAGCTCAAGTACTGAGCTTTTACTGGGTTCAATATCAGTACGTGTGGTCGGTTCAATCGTACGACCAATCATGAGTTTTGCTAATTCGGCGGGACTTGTGTCTTTGCTATTAAGGCAACCTACAAGGTTGCCTTTCCGGAGCACAGAGACCGTATCAGCGATACGCATAACCTCATCAAGCTTATGGGAAATTAATATTACGGCCTTCCCCTCACTCGTCATCTTTCGAAGAACACCAAAAAGAGCATCAGATTCCTGGGGTGTTAAAACACTGGTAGGTTCATCAAGAATCAGGATCTCGGCTCCCTGGATCAAAACTTTTAAAATTTCCACGCGTTGCTGTTCACCTGGCGATAGTTGCCATATACGTGCATTAGGGTCAACTTTTAGTCCATAATGCTCACCAAGTTGCCTAAGTTGTCCACGCAAGATCTTGGTTGGGAAAAACATCGGAGTCCCAGGCAACCCAAGGGCAATGTTCTCGACAACAGTATGACGCCGAGCAAGATGAAAATGCTGGGCCACCAGTCCGAGACCACGTTTAATCGCATCCTTAGGTGACCGCAGAACTATCTTCTTGCCTTTAAACTTAATCTCACCCTCGTCGGGTTGATAAAGCCCATAAAGAATGTTTATAAGGGTAGTCTTACCAGCCCCGTTTTCTCCTAGCAAGGAGTGAACCTCCCCGGCTCGGATCTCAAAATCTACACTGTTGTTAGCCTTGATTCCGGGGAAACTCTTAGTTATCCCCTTGACGCTTAACAACGCAGGTAAACTGTTATTTGAATCATGTTTGGGAGGCGTAGACGCCACTCGCTAATAATAGCAAGTAGCTCGAAATCAGTGCAACCAAACGTGATAGTACCTGGCCGAGTATTAAGCCTAATCTAGTGCAATATTCAGAACTACCAGCGCTGGTATAATGTGAAATGTGCCTGAACGGGACGAACATGGATTTCCAATAACGCGCACTATACGTGATCCAGTTCTTGAGAATACTTGGTTTGCGATGGCACGTGCTACCGAAATTAGCGAATAAATTCTTACTTAGAAAGTGCTGATTTCCCAGTTTCAGTTGATTCGTAGTAGGGGTTCTCGCCAGCCTCATGATCCGTACCATCGATAATATTTTTAATCTCAGGGACATGCTCGCGGAGTATTCTTTCTATACCGTGTTGTAGGGTAACGTCTGCTGAACCACAACCTTGACACCCGCCACTCAGAGTCAAGTACGCAGTGTCACCATCGACGCGCTCAAGTCCTACGCTACCACCATGACCTGCCACACCAGGATTGATGTACTCATCAAGCACATCTTGAACTTTTTGGGAGAGCGGGTCATCCCAACTCGCGCTAGGACGGAAAACACGGAATCCTGATTGCATTTCACTCTCGACAAAATCAAT from the Trueperaceae bacterium genome contains:
- a CDS encoding ABC transporter permease, with product MELDQVTYTFARALAFSTPLLWAALGEIMAERSGVVNLGVEGMMVLGAVIGFIVSQATGLPYLGLLLAAVTGALAALIHSFIAIILGANQYISGLAITIFGLGLSGLIGRTWVGQPLQAPMKFVTVPGLSEVPILGPAFFTDQYILTYVGLVTAGLLWFVLYYTRPGLILRTVGESPVAADAVGINVKVVRFFTVVFGGCMAGIGGGYLSIAYRPSWGEGMTNGMGWIALAITIFALWDPLRAVLASFFFGAFFFLSFLLQKMFPPELLTLMPYTFTIVALTLVALGKGRRAFGSPEALGVPYKRGER
- a CDS encoding sugar ABC transporter permease, yielding MLERFGFKLVPRKAVPGYFVFLVSFGAIVAAIVVTGFIFWIYGVNPFAAYSTIVERTLLNSRGLSEVVRKSIPLLFAGVGLVLAFRAQFWNIGAEGQILAGAVGASGIALFVPLPPFVAIPAMFVAGFVAGALWGLVPAILKVRLGVNEIITTLMMNYIALYIVRWLINGPWKGDSVVGFSYSDMFHRSIWLPTIGNTRLHWPTLVLGLLLVVLLAVLITRTKLGFEIRMLGESPIAAKYSGVNVLFTTTMLIALSAGAAGLAGVGEVAGIHHRLVEPNSISLGFGYTAIIVAMLARGSPVAAVFTALFLGWVFASGDIMKVALGLPFQITGVINGLVLLFMISSEPLLRFRIARVSLKNPETAESETGTV
- a CDS encoding Fe/S biogenesis protein NfuA; this translates as MIDFTDTAKERILHFLEMQKSQGVTALRLAGTSFDHKLWLVRPSDRQETDKVFDAGGFQVFMDPVSANGFEGSTIDFVESEMQSGFRVFRPSASWDDPLSQKVQDVLDEYINPGVAGHGGSVGLERVDGDTAYLTLSGGCQGCGSADVTLQHGIERILREHVPEIKNIIDGTDHEAGENPYYESTETGKSALSK
- a CDS encoding heme ABC transporter ATP-binding protein, translating into MASTPPKHDSNNSLPALLSVKGITKSFPGIKANNSVDFEIRAGEVHSLLGENGAGKTTLINILYGLYQPDEGEIKFKGKKIVLRSPKDAIKRGLGLVAQHFHLARRHTVVENIALGLPGTPMFFPTKILRGQLRQLGEHYGLKVDPNARIWQLSPGEQQRVEILKVLIQGAEILILDEPTSVLTPQESDALFGVLRKMTSEGKAVILISHKLDEVMRIADTVSVLRKGNLVGCLNSKDTSPAELAKLMIGRTIEPTTRTDIEPSKSSVLELKSVWVQNDRGTNALQNISFRLRRREILGVAGVAGNGQGELTEVLTGLRYPSRGQIIIDGEDSTLRGVRGLFEGGVAHIPEDRNRMGIVPSMSVAENLIMRQYRHKPFAKGPMIDQREVTKFAIESIDHYSIATASKDTPSRQLSGGNVQKIILARELSGNPKLLVASHPTYGLDVAAAALTHELLLSQRARGAGVLLVSEDLDELIKISDRILVLFEGTVMGSVDTQEVDSQTLGAMMAGVSFKDIQGPTTSA